The proteins below are encoded in one region of Aequorivita iocasae:
- a CDS encoding carboxypeptidase-like regulatory domain-containing protein, producing the protein MKKSIVIKIPEPCHEDWAKMTATEKGKFCNICTKEVIDLTSKNDEELVKILTKSKDTCGRVKTSQLNREVNLERKSRQSLAPLAASMLLPLTLFSNNPNSEKISRSEKPMVSMGIGRFSNNADRMHVKTTGVVRDENGNPLQNVEITSNETEARAWTNKKGEYEIYTLDKEILTFSKENFPNQIIRLRKEAVVNVFMDSGSRIYTSVMRKIVAQPEKEMEKEKATVFTQGTVTDDTGLPLPGTNIIIKGTSTGTQTDFDGNYKIETKAGDVLVFSYVGFETKEVTVSNTSNNIDVNLDMGDFLLGEVVVGGIYWETPADYQPPKDPDWYEKAKKAYKNSVEFMKIKRERRKAERKAKRKNK; encoded by the coding sequence ATGAAAAAATCCATCGTAATCAAAATTCCAGAGCCCTGCCACGAAGACTGGGCAAAAATGACCGCTACCGAAAAGGGGAAATTTTGTAATATCTGCACAAAGGAAGTTATCGATTTAACATCTAAAAACGATGAGGAATTGGTTAAAATTCTCACTAAAAGCAAAGATACCTGCGGAAGGGTAAAAACATCACAACTCAATCGCGAGGTGAATTTGGAGCGTAAAAGTAGGCAAAGCCTTGCCCCACTCGCAGCCTCTATGCTGCTCCCGTTGACGCTTTTTTCAAACAATCCCAATTCCGAAAAAATTTCAAGGTCAGAAAAACCAATGGTTTCTATGGGTATTGGCCGTTTCAGCAATAATGCAGATAGAATGCATGTAAAGACTACAGGAGTGGTAAGGGATGAAAATGGAAATCCGCTACAAAATGTTGAAATAACCTCTAATGAAACGGAAGCGCGTGCTTGGACCAACAAAAAAGGGGAATATGAAATTTATACACTGGACAAGGAAATTCTTACTTTCAGCAAAGAGAATTTTCCAAATCAAATAATTAGGTTGCGGAAAGAAGCTGTTGTAAATGTTTTTATGGACTCTGGGAGTCGTATCTATACAAGTGTTATGCGCAAGATTGTTGCGCAGCCGGAAAAGGAAATGGAAAAAGAAAAAGCGACAGTATTTACCCAAGGAACGGTAACCGACGATACCGGGCTGCCGCTCCCCGGAACAAACATAATTATAAAAGGAACCTCTACTGGCACCCAAACCGATTTTGACGGCAATTATAAAATTGAAACCAAAGCGGGCGATGTTTTGGTGTTTAGCTACGTGGGCTTTGAGACAAAAGAAGTAACGGTTTCAAATACTTCAAATAATATTGATGTAAATCTGGATATGGGAGATTTTCTTCTGGGCGAAGTGGTTGTGGGCGGTATTTATTGGGAAACTCCAGCAGATTACCAGCCTCCAAAAGATCCTGATTGGTATGAAAAAGCAAAAAAAGCCTATAAAAATTCAGTCGAGTTTATGAAAATAAAACGTGAACGAAGAAAAGCGGAACGAAAAGCCAAACGAAAAAACAAATAG
- a CDS encoding SDR family oxidoreductase, with product MPTTVLITGGSSGIGKAIGDYLTEKGYQVFGTSRNPEKITNSVFTLLKMDVNNIDSINAAIAEVLKNVEKIDVVINNAGVGITGPIEETPETEIKKAFETNLYGPINVIKAVLPQMRKQGFGYILNITSIAGYMGLPYRGIYSASKAALEITIEAMRMETLQFGIKMTNIAPGDFATNIAASRYHAPILENSPYKNDYGNTLKMMNTHVDNGGNPLQMAKAVHKIIETENPRIHYKVGSSLQKISIVLKRILPDKVYERMLLRHYGLK from the coding sequence ATGCCAACAACAGTACTCATCACAGGCGGTTCTTCAGGAATTGGTAAAGCCATTGGCGACTATCTTACTGAAAAAGGCTACCAAGTTTTTGGAACCAGCCGAAATCCAGAAAAAATTACAAATTCTGTGTTTACGCTTCTAAAAATGGACGTCAACAATATAGACTCTATTAACGCTGCTATTGCTGAAGTATTGAAGAATGTAGAAAAAATTGACGTTGTAATCAACAATGCTGGGGTAGGTATTACCGGACCCATCGAAGAAACGCCGGAAACAGAAATTAAAAAAGCCTTCGAAACCAATTTATACGGCCCTATAAACGTAATAAAAGCCGTATTGCCCCAAATGCGCAAGCAGGGTTTTGGGTATATTTTGAATATTACTTCAATCGCAGGATATATGGGGCTTCCGTACCGGGGTATTTATTCAGCTAGCAAAGCTGCGCTGGAAATTACCATTGAGGCAATGCGAATGGAGACGCTTCAGTTTGGCATAAAAATGACCAACATCGCTCCGGGAGATTTTGCCACCAATATTGCCGCTAGTCGCTATCACGCACCAATTCTGGAAAATTCTCCATATAAAAATGACTACGGAAATACACTGAAAATGATGAACACGCATGTAGATAATGGCGGAAATCCCTTGCAAATGGCAAAAGCGGTCCATAAAATAATTGAAACCGAAAACCCCCGAATTCATTATAAGGTGGGCTCTTCATTGCAGAAAATTTCTATTGTGCTAAAAAGAATTCTGCCCGATAAGGTTTATGAACGTATGCTTTTACGGCATTATGGGTTGAAGTGA
- a CDS encoding TlpA family protein disulfide reductase, with amino-acid sequence MFKKLLPFLIFILVLSCKDKEENAVQTTWIGGQIVNPTLDYIIFSRGKDILDTVKLDSNNFFLYKTDKISPGLYNLKHSESQVFYIEPGDSLLMHINTRDFDESLAYSGRGGEQNNLLMYLYLRNESENNNLTKWYTLPSEEFTRKIDSLKQIKLQEYNDFIEKNEVSENFKNAALANITYDYFIKKEKYAAANRNNVEKFDKNFFDYRKDIDFERDELKFYYPYYRFMNRYFENMVFSEYGINSNVDRNSFDFNFRKIQLIDSMITSDTLKNSLLRYNALWYLINATDAKEESKFFEEFSKMNTDKKHVEEVGKMYEATIKLTPGNTIPNVALVNTENVVKDLLSLIKAPTVIYFWSGQSPAHYKNIHNRSAELKSKYPEYDFLGINTDTHYKKWRQTIINSSYNPTQEFQIENLNDAEKKLLLKYINGAIILDKNGVILEGKTNMFNANFEELLLGFLNK; translated from the coding sequence TTGTTTAAAAAATTACTCCCATTTTTAATATTTATTCTAGTACTATCCTGCAAAGACAAGGAAGAAAACGCTGTACAGACTACCTGGATAGGAGGTCAAATAGTAAATCCAACGCTAGATTATATTATTTTTTCAAGAGGAAAGGACATTCTGGACACCGTAAAATTGGACTCCAACAACTTCTTTTTATACAAGACGGATAAAATATCTCCAGGACTCTATAATTTAAAGCACAGTGAATCGCAGGTGTTCTACATAGAACCTGGCGATAGTTTGTTGATGCACATAAACACAAGGGATTTTGATGAGTCTTTGGCATATTCCGGAAGGGGCGGAGAACAAAACAATTTATTGATGTATCTGTATTTGAGGAATGAGTCTGAAAACAATAATCTGACCAAGTGGTACACACTACCTTCAGAGGAATTTACCCGCAAAATAGATTCACTTAAACAAATAAAGCTTCAGGAATATAATGATTTCATTGAAAAGAATGAGGTTTCAGAAAATTTTAAAAATGCTGCACTGGCTAACATTACCTATGATTATTTCATTAAAAAAGAAAAATACGCCGCGGCCAATAGAAACAATGTAGAAAAATTTGACAAAAACTTTTTTGATTATAGAAAAGATATAGATTTTGAAAGGGATGAACTGAAATTTTATTATCCCTATTATCGTTTTATGAACCGTTATTTTGAAAACATGGTTTTTTCAGAATATGGCATCAATTCAAATGTTGATCGCAATTCATTCGATTTTAATTTCAGAAAAATCCAGCTAATTGACAGCATGATAACTTCTGATACTTTAAAAAACAGCTTGTTGCGTTATAACGCGTTGTGGTACTTGATAAACGCGACCGATGCTAAGGAAGAAAGTAAGTTTTTTGAGGAATTCTCTAAAATGAATACCGACAAAAAACATGTTGAAGAAGTGGGAAAAATGTATGAAGCGACCATTAAACTTACCCCGGGAAATACAATTCCAAATGTGGCGCTAGTAAATACCGAAAATGTGGTGAAGGATTTATTGAGCCTAATCAAAGCGCCCACGGTAATTTATTTCTGGTCTGGGCAATCACCTGCGCATTATAAAAATATTCACAATCGTTCCGCCGAGTTAAAATCAAAATATCCCGAATATGATTTTTTGGGCATAAATACCGACACTCATTATAAAAAATGGCGCCAGACCATTATTAACTCAAGCTATAACCCGACACAAGAATTCCAGATAGAAAACTTGAACGATGCCGAAAAGAAACTCTTACTGAAATACATAAACGGCGCAATAATTCTGGATAAAAATGGAGTAATTCTTGAGGGAAAAACAAATATGTTCAATGCAAATTTTGAAGAACTGCTTTTAGGTTTTCTTAATAAATAA
- a CDS encoding glutaminyl-peptide cyclotransferase produces MKIHNILVATLLGLLVGSCGSNSEEKKDIFSLKINNPKKTYTTEDVLSISLNNKKNIEIDSVLYFLNNDRIGISGDKISLSGKKLGEKTLKAQIFSDGEAYEASQKIMLLASIKPKLYTYKVIETYPHDIKAYTQGLEFENDTLYESTGQYKQSSLRKTDYTTGKVLKKVSLPDPYFGEGLTILNNKIYQLTWREKTGFIYNLETMEQTGTFVYGKSKEGWGLCHDAEKNIYKSDGTDRIWTLNSNTLAEKDYIEIFTNTSKINSVNELEWVEGKIYANVYQQGSIAIIDPSNGAVEGVIDLTDLKDKVTQHPELDVLNGIAYKGEPNILYITGKNWDKLFKIEILEK; encoded by the coding sequence ATGAAAATCCATAACATTTTAGTTGCTACCTTATTAGGGCTTTTAGTGGGCAGCTGCGGTAGTAATTCGGAGGAAAAAAAAGATATTTTTTCTCTGAAAATCAACAACCCCAAAAAAACGTACACCACAGAAGATGTGCTAAGTATTTCCTTAAACAACAAAAAGAATATTGAAATTGATTCCGTTCTTTATTTTTTAAACAATGATAGGATTGGGATTTCTGGCGATAAAATTTCCCTTTCGGGAAAAAAGCTCGGTGAAAAAACATTAAAAGCTCAAATATTTAGTGATGGCGAAGCATATGAGGCTTCTCAAAAAATTATGCTCCTTGCTTCCATAAAACCAAAACTATACACTTATAAAGTAATTGAAACCTACCCGCACGATATAAAAGCCTACACCCAAGGTTTGGAATTTGAAAATGACACATTATACGAAAGCACTGGGCAGTACAAACAATCATCGCTTCGGAAAACGGATTACACAACAGGCAAAGTACTTAAAAAAGTAAGCCTGCCCGATCCATATTTTGGAGAAGGACTCACCATTCTAAACAATAAAATTTACCAACTTACGTGGCGTGAAAAAACGGGCTTCATTTACAATCTGGAAACGATGGAACAAACCGGAACTTTTGTCTATGGTAAAAGTAAAGAAGGATGGGGGCTTTGCCACGATGCGGAAAAGAATATTTATAAAAGTGACGGTACCGATAGAATTTGGACATTAAATTCAAATACACTTGCTGAAAAGGATTATATTGAAATTTTCACCAATACCAGCAAAATAAATAGCGTAAACGAGCTGGAATGGGTTGAAGGAAAAATATACGCAAACGTTTACCAGCAAGGTTCCATCGCCATCATTGACCCTTCAAACGGTGCCGTGGAAGGGGTAATAGACTTAACCGATCTAAAAGACAAAGTGACCCAGCACCCAGAATTGGATGTACTCAACGGCATAGCCTATAAGGGTGAGCCCAACATTCTCTATATAACCGGAAAAAACTGGGACAAGCTTTTCAAGATCGAGATCTTAGAGAAATAA
- a CDS encoding GNAT family N-acetyltransferase: MIRTERLELREYTLNDAPFIYKLMNSEGWLKNIGDRNIITIEDAEIYIQKHYLSSYEKHGFGPYLVVLKEDCTPIGSAGLYKRDNLEHPDVGFAFLPEFGNKGYAFEASKAVMQFAAEKLKIETIVGITIPQNNSSIKLLKKLGLLEVGTYTYEDGEELLLFSN, encoded by the coding sequence ATGATTCGGACGGAAAGACTTGAATTAAGGGAATATACTTTAAACGATGCTCCCTTTATTTATAAGTTGATGAACAGCGAGGGCTGGCTTAAAAACATTGGTGACAGAAACATTATAACCATTGAAGACGCCGAAATCTATATTCAGAAGCATTATTTAAGTAGTTATGAAAAGCATGGGTTTGGGCCTTATTTGGTTGTATTAAAGGAAGATTGCACGCCAATTGGCTCGGCAGGTCTTTACAAGCGCGACAATCTTGAGCACCCAGATGTGGGTTTTGCTTTTTTGCCTGAATTTGGCAATAAAGGCTATGCCTTTGAAGCTTCAAAAGCCGTGATGCAGTTTGCTGCTGAAAAACTAAAAATTGAAACCATAGTGGGCATCACTATTCCACAAAATAATTCTTCGATAAAACTTTTAAAAAAACTCGGTCTTTTGGAAGTGGGAACTTATACCTATGAAGATGGAGAAGAACTTTTATTATTTTCAAATTAA
- the fsa gene encoding fructose-6-phosphate aldolase translates to MKFFIDTANLDQIKEAQDLGVLDGVTTNPSLMAKEGITGRNNILKHYVDICNIVDGDVSAEVIATDLKGMIKEGEELAELHPQIVVKVPMIKEGVKAIKYFTDHGIRTNCTLVFSAGQALLAAKAGATYVSPFIGRLDDISTDGLELIADIRLIYDNYGFETQILAASVRHTMHVINCAKIGADVMTGPLSSIEGLLKHPLTDSGLKQFLEDYNKGN, encoded by the coding sequence ATGAAATTCTTTATCGATACCGCAAACCTTGACCAAATAAAAGAAGCCCAAGACTTGGGTGTACTCGACGGTGTAACCACAAATCCTTCGTTAATGGCAAAGGAAGGCATTACCGGGCGCAACAATATCTTGAAACATTATGTGGACATTTGCAATATTGTGGACGGCGATGTTTCAGCAGAGGTAATTGCAACCGATTTAAAGGGAATGATAAAAGAAGGCGAGGAGCTTGCAGAGCTTCATCCACAAATTGTGGTAAAAGTACCAATGATAAAAGAAGGGGTAAAGGCAATTAAATACTTCACAGACCACGGAATCCGTACCAATTGTACCTTGGTTTTTTCGGCAGGCCAAGCCTTATTGGCTGCTAAAGCGGGAGCAACTTACGTTTCCCCTTTTATTGGAAGATTAGACGATATTTCAACAGATGGACTGGAACTGATTGCAGACATCCGCTTGATTTATGACAATTACGGTTTCGAAACCCAGATTCTTGCAGCCTCCGTACGCCATACCATGCACGTTATAAATTGCGCAAAAATAGGTGCTGATGTAATGACCGGGCCTCTATCGTCAATTGAAGGTTTGTTAAAACATCCTTTAACTGATAGTGGTTTGAAACAGTTTTTAGAAGATTATAACAAGGGCAATTAA
- the glyA gene encoding serine hydroxymethyltransferase has product MQRDEQIFELIEAEKQRQLNGLELIASENFVSDQVMEAAGSVLTNKYAEGYPGKRYYGGCEVVDEAEQIAIDRAKALFGAEYANVQPHSGSQANTAVFAACLNPGDKYLGFDLSHGGHLTHGSPVNFSGRLYKPVFYGVDKGSGRIDYDKVEEIAVAEKPKMIIAGASAYSREIDYKRFREIADKVGAILFADIAHPAGLIAKGIIGDPLPHCHVVTTTTHKTLRGPRGGMILMGKDFDNPFGHKLKNGNLKKMSSLLDSAIFPGNQGGPLEHIIAAKAIAFGEALTDDFLHYMVQVKKNAAVMAQKFVEKGYDIISGGTDNHMMLIDLRNKNISGKEAEEALGKADITVNKNMVPFDDKSPFVTSGIRIGTAAVTTRGLVEKDMEKIVDLIDEVITNHQDEDKLESIAEKVNEMMAGLPLFKN; this is encoded by the coding sequence ATGCAACGCGACGAACAAATTTTTGAACTAATAGAAGCCGAAAAACAACGCCAATTGAACGGTCTGGAGCTGATTGCCTCAGAGAATTTTGTGAGTGACCAAGTTATGGAAGCCGCAGGTTCCGTTTTAACCAATAAATATGCCGAAGGCTATCCCGGCAAGCGCTATTACGGCGGTTGTGAAGTGGTAGACGAAGCAGAACAAATAGCTATTGATCGCGCCAAAGCTTTATTTGGGGCCGAATATGCAAACGTTCAACCACACAGCGGTTCGCAGGCAAACACCGCTGTTTTCGCTGCGTGTTTAAATCCTGGTGATAAATATTTAGGGTTTGACCTTTCGCACGGCGGGCATTTAACCCACGGTTCTCCCGTAAATTTTTCGGGAAGACTCTATAAACCAGTTTTTTATGGGGTTGACAAAGGAAGTGGAAGAATTGATTATGATAAAGTTGAGGAAATAGCCGTTGCCGAAAAACCGAAAATGATTATTGCCGGCGCCTCGGCCTATTCAAGGGAAATAGATTATAAGCGTTTCCGAGAGATTGCCGATAAAGTTGGCGCTATTCTGTTTGCAGATATTGCCCATCCCGCCGGGCTGATTGCAAAGGGAATTATTGGCGACCCACTTCCGCACTGCCACGTGGTAACAACCACCACCCACAAAACCTTACGCGGTCCGCGTGGCGGAATGATTTTGATGGGCAAGGACTTTGACAATCCCTTCGGTCATAAACTGAAAAACGGAAACCTTAAAAAAATGAGCAGCCTTTTAGACAGCGCTATTTTCCCCGGCAATCAAGGTGGGCCGTTGGAACATATAATTGCCGCAAAAGCAATTGCTTTTGGCGAAGCTTTGACGGATGATTTTCTTCATTATATGGTGCAAGTGAAAAAGAACGCTGCGGTAATGGCGCAAAAATTTGTAGAAAAAGGATATGATATTATTTCTGGCGGAACCGATAACCATATGATGCTTATCGACCTTCGGAACAAAAATATATCTGGAAAAGAAGCTGAAGAAGCTTTGGGCAAAGCAGATATTACGGTTAATAAAAACATGGTTCCATTTGATGATAAATCGCCTTTTGTAACCAGCGGAATTCGTATTGGGACAGCTGCGGTTACTACCCGCGGTTTGGTTGAAAAGGATATGGAGAAAATTGTGGATTTGATCGATGAGGTTATCACTAATCACCAAGATGAAGACAAGCTGGAAAGTATAGCTGAAAAAGTGAACGAAATGATGGCTGGACTACCGCTTTTTAAAAATTAA
- a CDS encoding nucleoside deaminase, giving the protein MITQKDKQFIKRAIELSEKGMDNNAGGPFGAIVVKNGKIIAEGFNKVTSSNDPTAHAEVVAIRKACDELGSFQLDDCIIYTSCEPCPMCLGAIYWARPKAVYYACTKEDAAEIGFEDNFIYDEIDKNIEHRNINFINLEREEGREVFKKWEAKEGRIDY; this is encoded by the coding sequence ATGATTACCCAAAAAGACAAACAATTTATAAAACGCGCCATCGAACTTTCCGAAAAAGGTATGGACAATAATGCCGGTGGCCCCTTTGGGGCAATTGTTGTAAAGAATGGCAAAATTATAGCTGAAGGTTTCAATAAAGTTACTTCCAGCAACGACCCAACTGCCCACGCTGAGGTTGTTGCCATTCGCAAAGCTTGTGATGAGCTTGGTTCGTTCCAATTAGACGATTGTATAATTTACACGTCCTGCGAGCCCTGCCCCATGTGTTTGGGGGCCATTTATTGGGCGAGGCCAAAGGCTGTTTATTATGCGTGCACAAAAGAAGACGCGGCAGAAATAGGCTTTGAAGATAATTTTATTTATGATGAAATAGATAAGAATATTGAACATCGAAATATAAATTTTATAAATCTAGAGCGGGAAGAAGGCCGAGAGGTTTTTAAAAAGTGGGAAGCGAAGGAGGGAAGAATTGATTACTAA